The window CTATTTTCTGCTCTTTCACCAAGTTGTTTCACTTTTTCCAATGCTTGACCAACTTTCTCATGTTGAAGCAACTGCACAAAATCAACTGACATAATTGAACCAGCACTATTTTCTTCATAATTTAATAAGATATTAATTTCTTTTCTTTTATCACGCGATGCATTGATAATAAGCTTTTTAACAACTTCTTCAGGTATTTGTTCTAATAATTCAACAATATCATCAGCATATAATTGATTAACAATTTGCGTTATTTCCGTATTATTTAACTCATTTAATAACATTATTTTTATTTCCGTATCAAGATTAATAAAAACTTCACTAGCTATTTTTGAATCTAACAAACGAACTAAATACAAGACTTCACTAAGATTTTCCATTTTATTAATTACATCAGCTAAATCAGCACTATGCAAATTTTTTAAAATTTTTTCTAAACTTTTTTTATCATTAATATTAATTAATTTTTGCAAATTGCTAATATTTATTTGCAATAAAGACTTATTAATAGACACTAGCAATTTACCTCACAATTATGTTATTTTACTATTTATGCAATAGACTTGGTACATAACCCTCAATTTTATCTACTATTTTGATAATATTATTTTCTAGATGAAGCACAAATGTTAGATAAATATAAAGATGAAAGTGAATTTTATAGTTTGGTAGGTGCAAAATGTTATAGTTATGTACCAAGTCTAATATTAATTATATCTTGTTTAACAATAAAAGTCTTTTGTTATTTAACAATAAAATAAAAAGTAAACAATAAGTTTACTTTTTATTTATATTTATGGTGGAGATGGTGGGAATTGAACCCACGTCCAAAAATAAGTCCCAATTAACATCTACAGTTTATTTTATTCAAAAAAAGTTCATTAAAGAAAAATATGAATAAACAAGTAATATCTCTAACTAGTTAATAAAATTTCAATATTGCTTATTAACATCACAATATCTAGTTTATCAAGTATCAACATTAAACTAGCCTAGATAAACTTACGCTAAAATAATGTGCTATTTATATCCTTTAAAAGGTTGAATTAAGCAACTAATGTTGCCCCAACAAAGTTATGATTTAACATATATGTTGGAATAGCTTGATGTTCTTTTTTGTTTCCGGTTTTAACACCTCGAAGTAGATAAGGTTTACCACACCACTGCAGTTAATTGTTTGTTATTCCTGTCGAATCCATTACACCCCCATAAATTTATTATATCAAATTTATGAAATCTTTTGAATTTTTCGTTCCATATCGCGTTTTTTAACAGTCTCTCTTTTATCATAAAGTTTTTTTGCTTTTGCTAACGCAATTTCAATTTTAACTAAACCCTTACTATTAAAATATATTTTAGTAGGAACTAATTGTAAATTTTGTAATTTCATCTTCGCTTCCAACTTTAAAATCTGTTTTTTATGCAACAATAACTTTCTTGAACGATTCGGATCTGGTTTAGCACTTGATGCATAAGCATAAGTACTAATATGTAAATTCAAAATTAATGCCTCTTGATTTCTAATCAAAATATAACTTTCTTGTAATGATACATTAGATTCCCGTAAAGATTTAACCTCGGAACCTTGCAATTCAATTCCAGCTTCATAAGTATCTATTAATTCATAATTAAATCGTGCTTTACGATTTGAAGCAATTATTTTCATTGTTTAACCCTACCATTACTATTATTAGAATCTTTAAGGATAAAATCAATTTTTCTTTCTAACTTACTAGCTCACTTAACCTCAATGTTAACAATTTGTCCAAGATAATATTCTTTTCTTGTTCTTTCACCAACTAATCGCATTGTTTTTTCATTATAGTTATAATAATCATTTCGCATATCACTAACACGAATCAATCCTTCAATAGTATCTTCTAATTCTACAAAAATCCCAAAATTAGTAACTGAACTAACAATTCCCGAAAATCTTTTTCCAATTTGTGTTTCCATATACTCAGCTTTTTTCATTTGTTCTACTGCTCTTTCACATTCTAATGCTTTCAATTCGAAAATACTAGACTGTTCTGCTTGATTTTGTAAAATCGGTGCATACTTATCAACAATAACATTATTAATTTGTTTCTCAAAAAGATATTTTTTTAACATCCGATGAACAATTAAATCTGGATAACGACGAATTGGTGATGTAAAATGAGTATAACAGTTACTTGCTAAACCAAAATGCCCAATATTATTAATATCATAACGAGCTTTTTCCATACTTCGTAAAAACAAAGTAGCTACAACTTGAAATCAAGGTTTATCTTTAATATTTTCCAAAGTTAATTGCAAATCTTTAGCATAAACATTTTCAACTTTACCCTTAATGTTATATCCCATTATTTTTAATATATTATACACTTCTTTTAATTTTTTAATTTTTGGTTTATCATGAATCCGATAAATAAATGGCAAATTCATTCAATAAATAGTGCTAGCAACAGTTTCATTAGCACGAATCATAAAATCTTCAATTAACATTTCTGCTGTTGCCCGATTTCTCAAAATAATATCACTAATTTTGCCATTTTGATTAATAACTAATTTAGCCTCATTTAAATTAAAATCAATAACTCCAGCTTGCTCTTTATAATTTCTTAAAATATGATGTAAATCACGAGCAATTAAAAGCATTTGATAAATTTCGGGATGAGTTTTAATAAAATTTGGATTCTGATTACTAAAAGCTAAATTCACTTCATCATACGACATTCTTCGCTTAGTTTTAATAACTGCTGGATATATTTCATTACTAATAGTTTCACCAACAGGATTAATTTCCATTTCACAAACTATCGTTAACCGTATCTCATTTTCATTTAAAGAACAAATACCATTTGATAATTGTGGTGGTAACATCGCAATAACACGATCAACTAAATAAATAGAAGTTCCCCTAATAAAAGCTTCTTTATCCAAAGCACTATTCTCAGTAACATAATGTGCCACATCAGCAATCGCAATAAATAATTTATAATTTCCATTATCCAACTTAACAACACTAATAGCATCATCTAAATCTTTAGCATCACTACCATCAATAGTAATAAATAAATTATTTTGTAAATCTCTCCGCCCAATTAATTCTTCAGCCATTACCAATGGAGAGATTTTTTTTACTTCATTTAATGTTACATCATCAAATTTTGTCTTAACAAAAAACTCGTGAACAACAGCGATAACATCAATTCCCGGAGTATTAACATTACCAATAATATCCTGAATTTCCAATGATACTAATTGATTTTTACTAACGGACACTATTTTAGCAATAACAATCGTATCAACAATTGCAATACTTAAATTAGTAATTACAAGAACTAAATGTTGCAATTTAATATTATTAATTTTTAAAAACTTTGTTTTAGTTGTTTCATTAAAACAAACAGTAGCAACAACAGTAGTTAAAGGCCTTTTTAATACTTCAATTACCAAAGCCTCAAAATGTCGAGCATCATTTTGTTTAATATTTTTAGTAGTAAATAAAACTTCATCCATATCTAAACAACCATTTAAGTCTTGTGATTTAACAAAATACTCTTGATTATCTTTAGTTTTAATAAAACCAAAACCCTTAGAATGTAGTTGAATAATACCAGTAAGCAATTGATTTTGTAAATTTAAGGAATATTTATTACTATTATTAACTTTTAAAATATTATTAATTTTTAATTCCTTAAGTTCCAACACCATTAATTCATATTGTTCTTCATTAGTAATTTCAAGATAATTACTAATTTCTAATTTTGAAAGGGGTCGCTTTTCATTTTTTAAAATATTTAAAATTTTTTGTTTCATATACTCTCCATCAGTCATTAAACTATTAGAGTTTTCAAGAACTAATAGTTTAAATAAAAATTATAAAGTATTTTCTAAAATTCTAATAATCATTGAAAGAACAAATAAACAAGATCCACAACCTAACATCATAAATGATAAAGTTCGTGAAAGTCCTCGCTCTTTAGTTTGTGCAAAAAGCTCTTGATTACCACCGCTTAATGCCCCTAATCCTGCTTGCGTTTTCTTTGGCTGTAATAATCCAATAACAATCATTACAAAACCAATAGTTAAAAGAATAATCTCAAAGATTAATAAAATATTTTGTTTACTCATATATTAAACCTCTACTTTTATAAATTTTAATAATTACCTTGTAAATTATATCATAATCTATCATATATGTTTTATGACAATTATTTTACGGGCACGTTTAGTTTTCTTAGGTATTGCTTTGAAGAAGTAAAACAATCAGCTAATTATATTATTTAATTACTAAACCAACCCCGCCTTTCTTGTTATTGTTCTTTTTATTCATTACCATTCTATCATATTATTGAATTTTTACACAATAGACTTCTTGCATTACTTATTTATTAAACAAAATTCCTATAAAATATATTTAAAATAGAAATTATAAGGAATTTAAGATTATGAAATTTGATAAATTTAATTTTATTAATGATAAAGAATTATTACGATTAACTGGAATAAAGCAAAGTACTTTTAATAAAATGTTAAATATTTTAAAAGAAGCTGAGTTAAAAAAGTTTAAAAGAGGTGGTAAAAATAATAAATTATCATTAGAAAATAGATTATTGATGACTTTATCATATTGACGAGAATATCGTACTTATTTTCATCTTGGTAAAAGTTTTGATATTAGTGAAGCTAGTTGTTATCGAAATATCAAGTGAATTGAAGATATTTTAATCAAACATCCTGATTTTCAACAACTTGCTGGTAAAAAAGCATTAATAAATGATTATTTTAATGATAAAACAATTATTATTGATGCTACAGAAACACCCATTCAACGCCCAAAAAAAGACAAAAACAATCTTATTCAGGAAAAAAGAAAAAACACACTATTAAAACACAAGTAATTATTGAAAAAGAAAGCAAAATAATTATTGCAACAAATTTTTCTCTCGGCAAAAAGCATGATTTTTGTTTATTTAAAGAATCAAAAATCCCAATTTTAAAAAATACTAAATTAATAGTTGATAATGGTTATCAAGGAATACAAAAAATTCATAGTAATGTTCTAATACCTAAGAAAAAAACAAAGAAAAACCCTTTAAATAAAGAACAAAAACATAATAATAAATTAATTTCAAAAATGAGAATTATTATTGAAAATATTTTTGCTATTCTTAAAAAATTTAAAATTATTACTGAGCCAAATTGTAAAGTTAAGTGCAACTAAATTATTTTTCTAACCAAATATTCGATTGGTGAAAGATAATTTAGTATTTTTCTTGGTCTTTGGTTTAAAGACAATATAAATTTATGAACTGCATTTTTAGTAGTATTTGAAAAATTAAATTTTTTAGGAAATTTTTCTCTAATTAAACCATTAGTATTTTCATTAGTACCTCTTTGTCAAGGCGAATACGCATTAGCAAAATAAATTTTCACATTTAAATTTTTTTCAAGTTGTTGTCAATTAGAAAATTCTTTACCCCTATCAAATGTTATAGTCTTAACAAGATTATTTGGAAGAATTGATAAATAATGGCTAATGTTTTTGTTAACAACTTTAGTAGTTCTATTTTCAACTAACATTGCTAAAGTAAATCTTGATGTTCTTTCAACTAAAGTTATTAAACATGATTTACTTTTACCTCGTGATGATACTACAGTATCACCTTCTCAATGACCAACAGTTATACGATTATTAACATTAATATTTCGTTCTTTAATTGATTTACCATTAAATTTACCGCGATTTTCTTGAGATTTTCGTTTCTTACCTTTTCTTCTTAAATTTTTATTAGTAACTTTTTCAAGTAATCCAGAATAAATTCAATTGTAAATTGTTTTAAAACTAATAATTCATTCTTTATGAAAATTTTTAATTCTGCCATAAATTTGTTCAGGCGATCAACCTAATAGTAATTTTTGTTGTACATATTTTACTAATTCTCTATTTTTAAACTTATGAAAATAAACATGTGATTGTTTTCTGTTTTCTGCTTTATTTTGTGCAATTAATGAAAAATAATGATTACTATCTTTATTTCTATTGACTTCTCGAATAATAGTACTAATACTTCGATTAAGATTTTTAGCTATTTCACTAATTTTTACTTTAAACTTCAATTGATTCTCAATATAAATTCTTTCATATATGCCAAGATGTTTGTAACCCATATAAAAACTCCTTGCTTTGTTTTTTCTAAAATAAACTTAGCATCATGAAATTTTTATATGAGATTTTTTGCAATTTTATTTACTTGCACTTACAAGTATAATTCAGCATAAAGAAAATGATAGGGTAACCCAAGGGTTACAAGAATATTTCGCTTCGGCTCGCCAATTTACCCACATCGTATTAGCAAGCGGACAACGAGCCGAACATATATGAGTTAAAGTTCGTGATATTGCGAATTCAATAATTGTTGGCATTAGAAAAAAACCGGTTAGTATCTTTCGTCCTTATTTACAAGTTATTTATGGCACTTTTAAATCGGTGAGCGAATACGAACAATGACGATTAACTTTAATTAATGCTAAAAATGATAAAAAAGGTCGCAAAATCAAGTATCGTAGCATTCCGGAATTAGACATTTATTTCTTTAAATTGAAAATTCCGATGTCAATCTTAAATCTTTACGATAATAAATATTTATCATTCTTGCGTGAATTAAGTAATCGTGCTTTGAATGATAAATATCAACATAAATTTTGAAATGATAATGTAATGGATATTGAAGCATTAGAATATTTAAAAATGGAAAAATTCAGCAAGATACTTACTAAGTTAAAAAATAATCTGAAGAAGAAAAACAAGTAAAGGGGTTTAAAAAATGGAAAACTTAGAAAAAATGGCCAGCTTGATTGGCGATATGTTTTATAAAGTTTTTGATTTAATTTGAATTTTAACCATTCCTGGAACAGATATTCGCATTATTATTTTTCCGCTAATTATGCTTGTGATAAATCTTGTAATTGGTGGCATTTTAGGTATTCATATTGAACGACCAAAAGTTGGTTTTCATAAAAAATATCGAAAATCAGTTGCTAATTGAGGAACTAAAAAACAATCATCTAGTGGTCCAATTAAGAAATTTAGTGGTAATAGTCCTAAAAACAGACCGTGAGTTAACCAACACGGACGGCGAATAAAAAGGTAGGTTTAGAAAATGTTTAAATTAATAATATTATTTATTCTTGTTGCTGTTTTTTCTATTTTTGCTTTAAACGACTTTTTAGGTTTATGAGCCTATGTGCGTGAGGGTTTAGAATATTTTAATAAAGTTCTATCAAGTAATATTAAAATTTTAGATTTGTTTAAACCAATGATAAGGTTATTTTCCCAACATCCGATTTTCCAAATTTTAGGAACGATTTGTATTTTATCAACCATATATTTAATTTTAAGGAGTTAAAAAATGAAAAAGTTAAAGAAAATATTAAGTATTAAATGATTTAAAAGCATTTTAGGTTTTATGCGTTTTTTTATTATATTTCATACTGTTATGGTTATAATTTGAGTATTTTTAACAAGAATTCGAACTAACACAGTTGAGTTTTTTAAAGATTTTATATTGTTTGATTTTCAAAATGTATTTTTTAAAGTGTATTTTTGATTATTAATGGTTTATTTGTTAATGACAGTTGTTAAGTTAATTATTAAGCGTTTTTATTTTAATAAAGTAGTTAGAAAACATCAAAAAGAAGTTATTAATATTTCTGAATGTCCATTATATTATGAATATAAATTTTCTCATGCTTTTAAAGCAATAAAAGAGAGTTTTAAGTCGTGATGAGATGAATAAGATTATTTCTTGATTTATTTATAATGTTTATTGGTTTAGTTCCTCTAGGTGCCTTCTTTGATACAAAACAACCACCTAAACCTAATATGGAACAATTTTTTATGAAACGAGAAAAACGAGCTACAAATCCCAGTCAATGTGGTAATAGTTGTAATTTTGAGTTTTCTGAAATTTTGAATAGTAGTTTTACTCCTTCAACTTATAATTTAAAAGACGGATGATTAGATGTTGCTTTTGTTAAAAATCAATTACCTAATGATTTGGGCCCTGTTGGTAATTATATTTATTGGTCTATCGTAAAAACTGTTCGTGATTTTTATGAAAAAAATTTTACTAGTATTGAACATAATGAATATTATATTGATAAAATCATTAATGTTAAGATTACATTTACTAAAAATAAAGATTTAACTTTTAGTGAATATTTAATAACTTCATTTTCTGCCGAAATGCCTCCTTTACCAGAAAAAGATAACGAGCAACCATTACCAACCACAATAACTAAAAATGATGGTGAGTATCAATATAATCAGTTTCAAGATAAACTAGATTATTTGATGATACAACGCCGAGATTTTGATAAATTTAATTACAGTTACTTATATTGAGTCCCGATTTTTAATTTCTTTGACGATAATTTTAAATATATGAGTGAAATTTCAATTAAATTAAATGGTTTTAAACAAAATAGTAAATTTGGTTTAAGTCGCAAAAATTCATATCCGCCTGGTTTCATTGAAAAAGTTATTTTTAGAGAACTTTCCTTTTCTAGTTTTGGTGATGTTATTACTATAAAAACTGAGCATGGTAGCATTGTGGGTAATAATGAGTTTTTAGAAAATGGTAAATCACTTTGAAAATCTGGTTCGCGAACAAGTTTTGGAGGAGATTTTATTAATACTTTTTTTGGACAAGTTAATTATTATGGTAACACCTTCCATTTTTTACGCTATGATGACAAATTAAAATTTGATTTTAAAGATTTTATGCTTCATTATCAAAAAAATTTAACTATTAATTTCATTAATGATTTATTTAACAAAATTTATAAAGTTTTAGGTGGTTTTTTCGTACAATTCTTTTATGCAAGTTTTGATACAGATGCCTCTACTTATGTAGAATTAGATTACAAAGGGATGCAACAAATTCCTAAAAATGTTTTACAGATGGGTTTTTTCTATCGCTCCTTAATTACTTTTTATCCCAAACAGTATTTAATTAACTTTGGTTCAACAACAGAAAATAGTAAGAATATGATTTTTCGTTCCTATTTCTTTGTTAAAGATAAACAAATTGCCAATGGTTTTAATACTGGTAAAAGTTCTTATCAAATAGATTTTAATGTGTTAAAAGCATATGATAATCAATTATGAAACTCCACTAGTAATAAACTGCATTTTTATAATGCTAAAGTCGATGTAATGTATGGAATTAATATTTTTACACTGACTTTCCCACTATATAAAAAGAAAAATCAAAGCACTGAATATCATTATTCTTTATACGATTTTAATATTTTGAATTCAACAG is drawn from Spiroplasma endosymbiont of Asaphidion curtum and contains these coding sequences:
- the smpB gene encoding SsrA-binding protein SmpB, translating into MKIIASNRKARFNYELIDTYEAGIELQGSEVKSLRESNVSLQESYILIRNQEALILNLHISTYAYASSAKPDPNRSRKLLLHKKQILKLEAKMKLQNLQLVPTKIYFNSKGLVKIEIALAKAKKLYDKRETVKKRDMERKIQKIS
- the rnr gene encoding ribonuclease R, producing the protein MKQKILNILKNEKRPLSKLEISNYLEITNEEQYELMVLELKELKINNILKVNNSNKYSLNLQNQLLTGIIQLHSKGFGFIKTKDNQEYFVKSQDLNGCLDMDEVLFTTKNIKQNDARHFEALVIEVLKRPLTTVVATVCFNETTKTKFLKINNIKLQHLVLVITNLSIAIVDTIVIAKIVSVSKNQLVSLEIQDIIGNVNTPGIDVIAVVHEFFVKTKFDDVTLNEVKKISPLVMAEELIGRRDLQNNLFITIDGSDAKDLDDAISVVKLDNGNYKLFIAIADVAHYVTENSALDKEAFIRGTSIYLVDRVIAMLPPQLSNGICSLNENEIRLTIVCEMEINPVGETISNEIYPAVIKTKRRMSYDEVNLAFSNQNPNFIKTHPEIYQMLLIARDLHHILRNYKEQAGVIDFNLNEAKLVINQNGKISDIILRNRATAEMLIEDFMIRANETVASTIYWMNLPFIYRIHDKPKIKKLKEVYNILKIMGYNIKGKVENVYAKDLQLTLENIKDKPWFQVVATLFLRSMEKARYDINNIGHFGLASNCYTHFTSPIRRYPDLIVHRMLKKYLFEKQINNVIVDKYAPILQNQAEQSSIFELKALECERAVEQMKKAEYMETQIGKRFSGIVSSVTNFGIFVELEDTIEGLIRVSDMRNDYYNYNEKTMRLVGERTRKEYYLGQIVNIEVKWASKLERKIDFILKDSNNSNGRVKQWK
- the secG gene encoding preprotein translocase subunit SecG, which gives rise to MSKQNILLIFEIILLTIGFVMIVIGLLQPKKTQAGLGALSGGNQELFAQTKERGLSRTLSFMMLGCGSCLFVLSMIIRILENTL
- a CDS encoding transposase family protein, producing the protein MKFDKFNFINDKELLRLTGIKQSTFNKMLNILKEAELKKFKRGGKNNKLSLENRLLMTLSYWREYRTYFHLGKSFDISEASCYRNIKWIEDILIKHPDFQQLAGKKALINDYFNDKTIIIDATETPIQRPKKDKNNLIQEKRKNTLLKHK
- a CDS encoding transposase family protein, whose amino-acid sequence is MKTQVIIEKESKIIIATNFSLGKKHDFCLFKESKIPILKNTKLIVDNGYQGIQKIHSNVLIPKKKTKKNPLNKEQKHNNKLISKMRIIIENIFAILKKFKIITEPNCKVKCN
- a CDS encoding IS30 family transposase — protein: MGYKHLGIYERIYIENQLKFKVKISEIAKNLNRSISTIIREVNRNKDSNHYFSLIAQNKAENRKQSHVYFHKFKNRELVKYVQQKLLLGWSPEQIYGRIKNFHKEWIISFKTIYNWIYSGLLEKVTNKNLRRKGKKRKSQENRGKFNGKSIKERNINVNNRITVGHWEGDTVVSSRGKSKSCLITLVERTSRFTLAMLVENRTTKVVNKNISHYLSILPNNLVKTITFDRGKEFSNWQQLEKNLNVKIYFANAYSPWQRGTNENTNGLIREKFPKKFNFSNTTKNAVHKFILSLNQRPRKILNYLSPIEYLVRKII